A part of Hydrogenobacter sp. T-8 genomic DNA contains:
- the rplD gene encoding 50S ribosomal protein L4, translating into MKVLDAELKPEVFNVEVKKHVLWEVVKWQLASRRQGSHSTKTRGEVSYSGRKLLPQKGTGNARHGDRGANIFVGGGVAHGPKPRDYYYPLPKKVRRLGLKMALSLKAKENNLLLVDSLDLGDVPKTKKAIEVLKNLGIYPQKVLVVLPQKEEVIYKSFRNLPYVRVLPVEGLNVYDILWADKLLITSQALEKIYERLSS; encoded by the coding sequence ATGAAGGTGCTTGACGCTGAGCTAAAACCTGAAGTCTTTAATGTGGAAGTAAAAAAGCATGTGCTGTGGGAAGTGGTAAAGTGGCAACTTGCCAGCAGAAGGCAGGGAAGCCATAGCACCAAAACTAGAGGTGAAGTATCCTACAGCGGAAGAAAGCTCCTACCTCAGAAGGGCACAGGAAACGCAAGGCATGGAGACAGAGGTGCCAACATATTCGTAGGCGGTGGCGTGGCTCACGGTCCAAAACCAAGAGATTACTACTATCCTCTCCCTAAGAAGGTAAGAAGGCTTGGACTTAAAATGGCTTTGAGCTTGAAGGCTAAGGAAAACAACCTGCTCCTTGTTGACAGCCTGGATTTGGGAGATGTGCCAAAGACCAAAAAGGCTATAGAGGTGCTTAAAAATCTTGGCATATATCCTCAAAAGGTGCTTGTGGTCTTGCCTCAAAAGGAAGAGGTTATATACAAATCCTTTAGAAATCTGCCTTATGTGAGGGTTCTGCCTGTTGAGGGTTTAAATGTTTATGATATCCTTTGGGCGGATAAACTACTTATAACCTCCCAAGCCTTAGAGAAGATATATGAGAGGTTGTCATCATGA
- the rplC gene encoding 50S ribosomal protein L3, whose amino-acid sequence MAIGLIGKKIGMTRVFLRDGTSVPVTVIEVKPNYITAIKTPEKDGYTALQVGAFEDKEKHLTKPELGHLKKVGKILRVLKEFRVDSVEGYQLGQELRLEEVFQPGELVDVVGKSKGRGFAGTMKRWDFGGFPKSHGHRYHRAVGSIGNRSDPGRVWKGKRMAGHWGNEPIRVQSLLVLDIVPEHNVLLVKGSVPGPNGGIVFVEKSKIASRRSQRLKLNRIKGMVEALVKGEVS is encoded by the coding sequence ATGGCGATAGGGCTTATTGGTAAGAAGATAGGAATGACAAGAGTTTTCCTAAGGGATGGCACTTCTGTGCCCGTAACGGTTATAGAGGTAAAGCCTAACTACATAACCGCCATAAAAACTCCTGAAAAGGATGGGTATACCGCTCTTCAAGTTGGTGCCTTTGAAGACAAGGAAAAACACCTAACAAAGCCGGAGCTTGGACATCTCAAGAAGGTGGGCAAAATTCTAAGGGTGCTAAAGGAGTTCAGGGTAGACTCGGTGGAAGGCTACCAATTAGGTCAAGAGCTAAGGCTTGAAGAGGTCTTTCAGCCAGGAGAGCTTGTGGATGTGGTGGGCAAGAGCAAGGGAAGAGGCTTTGCGGGCACTATGAAAAGGTGGGACTTTGGCGGTTTTCCCAAGTCTCACGGACATAGATATCATAGGGCGGTTGGTTCTATCGGAAACAGGTCAGACCCGGGTAGGGTTTGGAAAGGCAAGAGGATGGCTGGACATTGGGGTAATGAGCCTATAAGGGTTCAATCTCTGTTGGTGCTTGACATTGTCCCTGAGCATAATGTCCTTTTGGTAAAGGGTTCTGTGCCAGGACCTAACGGTGGGATAGTTTTTGTAGAAAAAAGCAAGATAGCAAGTAGAAGGTCTCAAAGACTTAAGCTAAACAGAATAAAGGGTATGGTGGAAGCCTTGGTTAAAGGAGAGGTCTCATGA